In the genome of Dromiciops gliroides isolate mDroGli1 chromosome 1, mDroGli1.pri, whole genome shotgun sequence, the window TCATCATGGTATTAAGAATTTTTCCCCAAATAATGCATGTGTCCATGTGTAGCACTTTTCTTCAAAGAACTACAAAAGTACAGAAGTCCaaatatattttactgaaaacaaacaaaacataggTATGTTAAAAGACATGCCCCAAAAAGTGAGAAACTTATTAAACATCTCATATCCTGATTCACTCTAATATTCAAATTATTCAATGATGCTGCTTCTTTATATAATTCCCAGAAGTTTTAAGATCAATTTGAGTCTTAGCTCCTTTTGAAATTTTACCTTCCTTTCTGATTTATACTTTGATTTTgttacttttgatttttgtttttgtcatattgTAAGTGACATAAAAGTCAATCAATAGATTCAAATGGGAAGCCTCATATTCACAATGTGCTATCACATATGCTTGTAGAATCAAACAACAGTTTCTCAACCAAACATCTTGAGCTGAGATAATATGCATATCTCATAGTAAGAAATGGATTTTCTTCAGTTGCACACATTTAGTGCTACCATTCATATTGCTTAATAACTTCAACATCAAtactttaaacaaaaaataaacttcaagGCTATGTTTAAATAAGTGGGTGCAAAATTTCTGAAAgagaaatttctctttctctctgtactTATATTCACTTCTGCAGGGCAAAATAAGAAACTTTGACTTCAACCATTCAAAACACAGAACAGGTAGTATGCCCAATGTTCATACAGAATTGACTTGCAAATGGctcaaaacaaaaaagtctcctgaagaaataaaagcattttcaACAAACCAAAATACTGCCCATGAGTGGTAAATAAAGAATATAACTGATTTCTCTGCATTCCAGATACATTTatagttataaatattataatctaGAACTGAATATTATGTTATATGCCGTGTTGTAGAAGGTGACTGAGAGTTCTGTTTATGAAGTTTATAATGATCTTGTCCCACATTTGTTCCTTTTGTTGGAATCATTCCATTTTCTATTGGTCTCTGATGTGATGAAACTGTGACTCCTGAATGTGGATGTGAGGAGTCCACTGTGGAATGATGACTAACATCTACTTTAACTAAAACTTCATAATATAGTAAGTAAAATACCGGTGTTATTATGCCTACTATCAACATTATCACCACAGCTGTCCACCAGCCTATTCCCCAGTCTGCTCCGTAATAGGGATCCTTACGTCTAATGCTTTTATTGTCAGGTTCAAAACACAGCTCTTGTTTTGCTAAGGCAGAAACCACTTCATTGAGgttctctctctttgtgtctgtaCATTTTACTATTTGTTCTATGTCTTTGTCCACTTCTTTTAAGAAATTCCCAGCAGTCTCATTCGAAACCAGAAGATCAGAGTTAGGGATTATCTCTTGAAGTTCTGG includes:
- the LYSMD3 gene encoding lysM and putative peptidoglycan-binding domain-containing protein 3, encoding MAGRNQTRNFQFPITQSVVSNQIYSFGNNTDTDIFEEDVEVYELRPRGREKVRRSTSRDRLDDIVLLTKDIQEGDTLNAIALQYCCSVADIKRVNNLISDQDFFALRSVKIPVKRFSVLTETHYSPKGRQASRPSAAQCTPELQEIIPNSDLLVSNETAGNFLKEVDKDIEQIVKCTDTKRENLNEVVSALAKQELCFEPDNKSIRRKDPYYGADWGIGWWTAVVIMLIVGIITPVFYLLYYEVLVKVDVSHHSTVDSSHPHSGVTVSSHQRPIENGMIPTKGTNVGQDHYKLHKQNSQSPSTTRHIT